The genomic window ACACTTCGCTAGCGAAAATAATTTCATTAGCGCCCAATTGGTTATCGGGTATTCTCGAAGACAAACTAGACACGGCCATAATCCTGAATCAAACGAGTAAAAATGATTTATTTATCATGGCAGTACCTATTAAATATAACGGCCTTAGTGAAGGTGCGTTAATTATTCAATTTAATACCCCATTGGTAGAGCTATTACCTGCAAAGTTTAAAGTTGATAGCCATAGTTTTACCTTACAGGGGCCGTGGGTGTCCTTTTCAAACTTACGAGAAAATGAAGACTATATAAATATTAATCATAAGCAGATTGGCTCAACAGATATTAAACTTGAGTATTTTACAACAAGTACGTTACTGACAAATAAAGTAGCCAGCTTTATGAAAGATATTGCTGTAGCCCTTGTTTTTAGCCTGTTAATTTCTTCAACTATATTGCTAATGTTTGGACGACATTTACTACTCAACCCTTTTAAACTCTTAGAATCATCTCGAAAAGCAATTAAATTAAGCGAAGCCCGTTATGAACTGGCAGTGAAAGGCAGTAATGATGGTATATGGGATTGGGATATTGTATCAACGAAGATGTATTTTTCACCACGTATTAAAGCGCTCCTTGGTTATCAAGATAGTGATGAACTACCAAACAAGGCAGACTCTTTTTTTGAGCTTGTACACCCTGACGATATTTGTGAGCACAATAAACGCCTAACAGCTCACTTAAAAAATAGTACACCTTATGATATTGAATACCGGTTAAAAACAAAATCGGGGCTATACCGCTACTATCGAGTAAAAGGAATGGCACTCAGAGATAAAAATAATTTTGCAATAAGAATGGCGGGGTCAATTACGGATGTTACCGAACAAAAAGCATCTCAAGACGCGTTAAAAAAAGCGAAAGAGCAAAATGATTTACTCGCTCATGCTATAGAGTCATGTAATGTAGGTATCTCGATTGCCGACGCTAAAGTGCAAGGGCTTCCTTTAGTTTTTGTTAATACTGCTTTTGAAAATATAACCGGCTATAAAAAGCACGAAATGCTTGGAGTCAATTGCAAAATATTGCAAGGACCTGAAACAAGTAAAAAATCAATTTCTACTCTTAAACATGCAATACAAGCACTCAAAACGCAAAGGATAGAAATATTAAACTATAAAAAAGATGGCACTGCATTTTGGAATAGTTTGCAAATATCTCCCGTATTTGATGAGTATTCCAACCTCACAGCATTTGTAGGGATACAACAAGATATAACAAAACGTATTGCTGCTAACGATTCATTAATTGAAGCAAAAGCGCTGGCTGAGCAAGCAAGTATCGTTAAAAGTGAGTTTTTAGCTTCAATGAGCCATGAAATACGTACCCCTATAAATGGGGTTTTGGGGATGTTAAATTTTCTACTAGATAGCCCATTAAAGCCGACTCAGCAAGAGCATGCACGTATTGCGGTTAACAGCGCGAATTTTTTATTAAATATAATTAACGATATTTTAGATTTTTCAAAAGTGGATGCCGGTAAGCTTGAACTGGAAGAGCTCCAATTTAACGTGCGCGACGTACTTGACGATTTTATTGAAACATCAGCAATACAAGCCTATCAAAAAAACATTGAACTGGTTTTAGATACGACTAACATTGAGACCCGCTATGTAATTGGCGACTCTGGACGCCTTAAGCAAATACTCGTCAACCTTGTTAATAACGCGCTTAAATTTACCGAGAAAGGCGAAGTAACAATAATAGCTAAACTATTGCCAATTAATACAACTGAAATGCGCTTTTACTGCCAAGTAAAAGACACCGGCATTGGTATAACGGCTGATCAACAAACAAAGCTTTTTAAATCATTCTCTCAGGTTGATTCATCCACCACACGTAAATACGGTGGAACGGGTTTAGGATTAGCAATTGTAAAAAAACTATGCCTTTTAATGGAAGGTGATATCAACGTTGAATCGCAAGAGCATCTAGGAAGTAAATTCAGCTTTGATGTAACATTTAAAAAAAGCACTAAACCAGAAAAAATCAGCCAACCGGTTAACATAACCAATAAAAACATACATATTGTGTGCAGTAATCGCAGCCTCTCTACTATGCTTGAAAGACAACTTTCACATTGGGGAGCAAATGTAACAACAAGTTCATCGACCAAGTCTGCACTTGTCAGTTACGAGCAATGTTATACCCAACCTACTCGCCCTTTTGATATTGTTATAATTGACAAAAAATTAAATGACGGCAATGGATTAGCCCTTGGTGAAAAAATAAATGCTTTAGATCATCCTCATATTTCTAAACTCGCATTAATCACAACTATAAATGAACCTGAAAGTAACGAAGTGCTAAATCAAAGTCATTTTGCTACGCAATTTCCTAAACCAATAACAACAAAAGGCCTTATTCGCATGCTTGAAGCGTGCTTACCTGAAAAAATAGATTCAGAAGGTACACGTTCACACACGCCCACCATAGGTAAAAAAGCATTACTTCCAGATGATATTATATGGGCCGAGAATATTAGAATTTTATTAACAGAAGATAATCAGGTCAATCAGATGGTTGCTTCAATCACTTTGAAAAAAATGGGCATTACTTTTGTCGATATTGCAGCCAATGGCCAAGAAGCCCTTGAATATTTAGCTCAAGCAAACACATCAAATCCATATTCACTTATTTTAATGGACTGCCAAATGCCAGTTATGGATGGTTATCAAGCCACAATATCAATAAGAAACAATGAAAAACAAAGTAAAGCAGCGCCAATTACCATTATAGCAATGACTGCAAATGCAATGACCGGCGATAAAGAAAAATGTTTAGAGTCAGGCATGAATGATTATATTTCCAAACCTATTTCCCAAGATATGCTGTTTAGCAAACTCTTAAAGTGGCTACCCTATTCTCTTAAATCGGATCAGCTGCAATAAATAAGCTATAACCATAAAAAAACCCACAACTTGATTGCTCAAGTTGCGGGTTTTTTATGGTTTTTAGACAACGAATCTAAAAACCGTTATTGGTGGAGCTGGGGGAGTCTTAACAGAGAAGCCAACCAACTGTTTTAAAAGCTGTTTAAAACTAACAATTACCATGACAGGTACTATTCATGGTACTAAAAATAAATATGATAAATAATCTCAGCAGTACAAAACACTTTACGAACCTTATAATTAACGGTCAACATTCTTTTGATGGTATATCAATTTCACATCATCAGCTCGGTAAGAAAGACAATAATAATAAATTTATGGGTTACTTCAATCACCCACTTAGGGCTTCAAAACTAAATTTTCAGCTGCCTAGCAATATCAACTTTTAATTTAGCTTTAGGCTTTCGGTTTAGTTCGGAAGATCTCAAACTCAATTCTTCGCCAAATATTGACTTTTTAACATCATCAAATGGCGTTTTGGTAAGCCTAGCAATAGTACGAATATGACTTGTTGGATATTTCTCTTTTTTACTTATTAAATCTAATATGTCTTCTTTATGTTCTTTATACCTAGCATTCAATTTAAAAACTGCTTCATACTTACCATAGCCTTTAGTTTTATTCGGTATATGGAGCTTAATTGTAAAGTCTTTAATACCTTTGACTAATGAATAGTCTACTAAGGGGTTAGAAAAACCCACTATAAATTTATTTCTTGAGCTGAAGTCAAACTTATTACAAGTAGGGCTTAATATAGAGTCTTTTATTGAAGTTACTAACCTATGTTCCCCCTTGAACTTTGAATTACAAGAATAACAACTCGGTACTAAGTTAAACAAGGATAAAGCTGACAGTGGGTTCTTACCCTTGCTTAGCACATGATCAAGAGTGAAATGAAATTTACTATCGTTAAAATTCATATATTTCAAATTCTCAAACTTGCGTGGAGTTAATGTTTCTTTTATTTTTAAAAGAAGCGCATCACCTGAATATAGATTTCTAAGCTCTACTATCTTCTTAGTATCGCTCTCTACTATGTAATATATTTTATTCAAATCACTCCGAGGAGCAGTTTGAATAAAGTCATAAACATCATGGTAATCAGCAACATCTACGAAAGGATTTATGTATTCTAAGTTACAAAAGTAGCATGTATGAATATTTAATAATTCTTTATTTTTTACGAAAAATTTAGCAATTCTTCTTTGCAGACTCCCAGCCCCCTTTCCATCATATTTAAAAATCTTTTGAACTTCTTCAAATTCTTTTTGAGCTGGATTACAACTTAAGAATGACTTATTTAGCTTTATCAAACTCTCAAAATCTAAGACTAATATTTCATCAACTTTTTTAACTATTACTTTTGAGAACTTAGGATCTTTCAATATAGTATCTAGTCTTCTTTGCATTTCATCAATGCCTGAACTAAAGACACTTTGATAATCTTCAATAAATTTTACAGATTCAGGGGAACCTACTTCAGGATACTCTATTTTAAGCATTTTCATCCGACCTTAGTAACTTAAGCTCTTGCTCCAAAGCTTTAATTTTTTCTTCCTTCAAGTTGCTTTTTATATCAGCTAGACCCAGCCTCTCAACTATTGCCATAAAATGACTTTCCATTATGGGTTTAATATATGAATCCCCCAAGCTACTAATAATATACCTAAACTTATTCGCCTCTTTGTGAA from Pseudoalteromonas aliena SW19 includes these protein-coding regions:
- a CDS encoding PAS domain-containing hybrid sensor histidine kinase/response regulator codes for the protein MLSKFSKKIKLNTNYAFYTFLALSLLFSIGISLVLVGSRAEDTIRNLQSESIEMESELTTSYLTLFIETREQILKDLAKQPILTTSTMGSETSKAIMLDYLFEYKILGKIESIAIVNILQEVVYSNDTSLAKIISLAPNWLSGILEDKLDTAIILNQTSKNDLFIMAVPIKYNGLSEGALIIQFNTPLVELLPAKFKVDSHSFTLQGPWVSFSNLRENEDYININHKQIGSTDIKLEYFTTSTLLTNKVASFMKDIAVALVFSLLISSTILLMFGRHLLLNPFKLLESSRKAIKLSEARYELAVKGSNDGIWDWDIVSTKMYFSPRIKALLGYQDSDELPNKADSFFELVHPDDICEHNKRLTAHLKNSTPYDIEYRLKTKSGLYRYYRVKGMALRDKNNFAIRMAGSITDVTEQKASQDALKKAKEQNDLLAHAIESCNVGISIADAKVQGLPLVFVNTAFENITGYKKHEMLGVNCKILQGPETSKKSISTLKHAIQALKTQRIEILNYKKDGTAFWNSLQISPVFDEYSNLTAFVGIQQDITKRIAANDSLIEAKALAEQASIVKSEFLASMSHEIRTPINGVLGMLNFLLDSPLKPTQQEHARIAVNSANFLLNIINDILDFSKVDAGKLELEELQFNVRDVLDDFIETSAIQAYQKNIELVLDTTNIETRYVIGDSGRLKQILVNLVNNALKFTEKGEVTIIAKLLPINTTEMRFYCQVKDTGIGITADQQTKLFKSFSQVDSSTTRKYGGTGLGLAIVKKLCLLMEGDINVESQEHLGSKFSFDVTFKKSTKPEKISQPVNITNKNIHIVCSNRSLSTMLERQLSHWGANVTTSSSTKSALVSYEQCYTQPTRPFDIVIIDKKLNDGNGLALGEKINALDHPHISKLALITTINEPESNEVLNQSHFATQFPKPITTKGLIRMLEACLPEKIDSEGTRSHTPTIGKKALLPDDIIWAENIRILLTEDNQVNQMVASITLKKMGITFVDIAANGQEALEYLAQANTSNPYSLILMDCQMPVMDGYQATISIRNNEKQSKAAPITIIAMTANAMTGDKEKCLESGMNDYISKPISQDMLFSKLLKWLPYSLKSDQLQ